In a genomic window of Rubrivirga sp. SAORIC476:
- a CDS encoding RNA polymerase sigma factor, with amino-acid sequence MPFDPDTVSRAQAGDAAARDALLAAVTVPIRAFFRSRIGGAPEVDDLVQNALIRVHRGLDALQRTDRFKAFAMKAALFELQDFYRGRYSSREALFDPDLPTPGSVGAEDVGLRLDLDAALAALTDHARTILEMRELGYPYSDIAETLDTTEAAVKMQVKRAFEKLRGLLADGTAATLVLVVLAALAA; translated from the coding sequence ATGCCCTTCGACCCTGACACCGTCTCCCGTGCCCAGGCCGGTGACGCGGCCGCCCGCGACGCATTGCTCGCGGCGGTCACGGTCCCCATCCGAGCCTTCTTCCGCAGCCGCATCGGCGGCGCGCCCGAGGTGGACGACCTCGTGCAGAACGCGCTCATCCGCGTCCACCGCGGCCTCGATGCCCTCCAGCGCACCGACCGGTTCAAGGCCTTCGCCATGAAAGCCGCCCTGTTCGAACTCCAGGACTTCTACCGCGGGCGCTACTCGTCGCGCGAGGCGCTCTTCGACCCCGACCTCCCGACGCCGGGCTCGGTCGGCGCCGAGGACGTGGGGCTCCGGCTCGACCTGGATGCGGCGCTCGCCGCCCTCACCGACCACGCGCGGACCATCCTGGAGATGCGCGAACTCGGCTACCCGTACTCCGACATCGCCGAGACGCTCGACACCACGGAGGCGGCCGTAAAGATGCAAGTCAAGCGGGCCTTCGAGAAGCTCCGCGGCCTCCTCGCCGACGGTACCGCCGCCACCCTCGTCCTCGTCGTCCTCGCCGCTCTTGCGGCCTGA
- a CDS encoding M61 family metallopeptidase, with translation MLRLASALLLTLAAGSLAAQPVAYDVSWPHAAAHETRIVVTFPGLGDVPAEVVMSRTSPGRYAMHEFAKNVFDVSAIDGAGRSLEVTRPTPYAWRVAGHDGTVRFRYTLYSNRADGTYAGVDSTHAHYNMPAAFAWARGLEDRPVRLTVDPIHDWRVATQLLPTEDPHTFTAPDLAYFMDSPLELSDHQLLAWEQGGQTYQIALHHTGTDAEGVAYAALARRVIAEQAAVFGEYPTFDFGRYLFLADYLPWVAGDGMEHRNSTILTSTLSLADGGDLRVLGTLAHEHFHAWNMERLRDTALEPFDFEGANPSENLWFGEGFTSYYDGLTRVRAGAMSLDAYAADLTGTLNYVLLSPARATRGPADMSEMATFVDAAVAIDETNYANTFVSYYSWGEVLGLGLDLLLRQRYAVTLDDYMRAMWEQFGRHQNATTPARTYTRSDLEAVLGEVSGDAAFAAAFFDRYVDHGDVLDYAALVAPAGLMLRPAASEAAFLGRLGLDADGDGLRVIAPVPPGTPAYAAGIASGDRLLAMNGRPLGSPGALAEALAAARPGDMATVTFEQRGAVKSARVALAADPTLELVPFEAVGQPVTEDIRAFREAWLGSKAD, from the coding sequence ATGCTCCGCCTCGCCTCCGCCCTCCTGCTGACCCTGGCCGCCGGGTCGCTCGCCGCCCAGCCGGTCGCCTACGACGTCTCGTGGCCCCACGCCGCCGCCCACGAGACGCGCATCGTCGTCACCTTCCCCGGTCTCGGCGACGTGCCCGCCGAGGTGGTCATGAGTCGCACCTCGCCGGGGCGGTACGCGATGCACGAGTTCGCCAAGAACGTGTTCGACGTGTCGGCCATCGACGGCGCCGGGCGTTCGCTGGAGGTCACCCGCCCGACGCCCTACGCGTGGCGCGTCGCCGGGCACGACGGCACCGTGCGCTTCCGGTACACGCTCTACAGCAACCGCGCCGACGGCACGTACGCCGGGGTCGACTCGACGCACGCGCACTACAACATGCCCGCTGCCTTCGCGTGGGCCCGTGGCCTGGAGGACCGGCCCGTCCGCCTCACCGTCGACCCGATCCACGACTGGCGCGTCGCGACCCAGCTCCTCCCCACGGAGGACCCGCACACGTTCACCGCGCCCGACCTCGCGTACTTCATGGACTCGCCGCTGGAGTTGAGCGACCACCAGTTGCTCGCCTGGGAGCAGGGCGGGCAGACGTACCAGATCGCCCTCCACCACACCGGAACGGACGCCGAGGGCGTCGCCTACGCGGCTCTCGCCCGGCGCGTGATCGCAGAGCAGGCCGCCGTTTTCGGCGAGTATCCCACCTTCGACTTCGGCCGCTACCTGTTCCTGGCCGACTACCTCCCCTGGGTCGCGGGCGACGGCATGGAGCACCGCAACTCGACCATCCTGACGAGCACGCTCTCGCTGGCGGACGGCGGCGACCTCCGCGTCCTCGGCACGCTCGCCCACGAGCACTTCCACGCCTGGAACATGGAGCGGCTCCGAGACACCGCGCTGGAGCCGTTCGACTTCGAGGGCGCCAACCCGTCCGAGAACCTGTGGTTCGGGGAGGGCTTCACGAGCTACTACGACGGCCTCACCCGTGTCCGCGCCGGGGCGATGTCGCTGGACGCCTACGCCGCCGACCTGACCGGGACGCTCAACTACGTGCTCCTCTCCCCCGCCCGCGCCACCCGCGGCCCAGCCGACATGAGCGAGATGGCGACGTTCGTCGACGCCGCCGTCGCCATCGACGAGACGAACTACGCCAACACCTTCGTCTCGTACTACTCATGGGGCGAGGTGCTCGGGTTGGGACTGGACCTGCTGCTCCGCCAGCGCTACGCCGTCACCCTGGACGACTACATGCGGGCCATGTGGGAGCAGTTCGGCCGTCACCAGAACGCGACCACGCCCGCCCGGACGTACACCCGTTCGGACCTGGAGGCGGTTCTCGGCGAGGTGAGCGGGGACGCGGCCTTCGCCGCCGCGTTCTTCGACCGCTACGTCGACCACGGCGACGTGCTCGACTACGCCGCCCTCGTCGCGCCCGCGGGCCTCATGCTCCGCCCGGCCGCCTCCGAGGCTGCCTTCCTCGGCCGCCTCGGTCTCGACGCGGACGGCGACGGCCTCCGAGTGATCGCGCCCGTGCCGCCCGGCACCCCGGCCTATGCCGCGGGCATCGCTTCCGGCGACCGGCTGCTCGCCATGAACGGCCGCCCGCTCGGCTCGCCCGGCGCGCTCGCCGAGGCACTCGCAGCCGCGCGTCCGGGCGACATGGCGACGGTGACGTTCGAGCAGCGTGGCGCCGTCAAGTCGGCCCGGGTCGCGCTCGCTGCGGACCCGACTCTGGAGCTGGTCCCCTTCGAGGCCGTCGGACAGCCTGTGACAGAGGACATCCGGGCGTTCCGGGAGGCGTGGCTCGGCTCCAAGGCCGACTGA
- a CDS encoding transglycosylase SLT domain-containing protein — translation MLRSTFAIVALLIVGGLVAAALRSTADPEGIEIPDPIERDLGDILARDTVVALTSYTSTSYFLYRGEPFGFEYELLRDFAEDQDIVFDIRVVPRDSLLYYLNAGLGDVAAARLQPVEEDTSEFGFTRNLYETQPVVVQASGALDTTEVVTPEIPAAIAEREETLTDVPAEPLTIRARPIRRPADLAGQEVFLPNDDPYITRLVELEDQITGRIQVVEVDTTSEALIRNVAVGNIQLTVAQENVARLEEGYYENLVVEPAIGAPHGVAWAVRDNAPELQAALDAWIVENRESRRWNQLYRKYYVDRQGFRDRIETGFLTAETGVLSGYDDLLKRYAPTVGWDWRLLGSQMYQESRFEPRARSWAGAMGLLQIMPGTASDLGLTDPYDPEANVEAAARYLKWLETHYWGDTIADPTERVKFILASYNAGAGHVMDAQRLAEAEGGDPTLWEDVAFWLLQKSDPAVYNRPEVRHGYARGLEPVHYVSIILERYAHYQQFVEGEEGAESVPSQDLPS, via the coding sequence ATGCTCCGCTCTACGTTCGCCATCGTGGCCCTCCTCATCGTCGGGGGGCTCGTCGCCGCCGCCCTTCGCTCGACCGCCGACCCGGAAGGAATCGAGATCCCCGACCCCATCGAACGGGACCTCGGCGACATCCTCGCTCGCGACACGGTGGTCGCGCTGACCTCGTACACCTCGACGAGCTACTTCCTGTACCGCGGCGAGCCGTTCGGCTTCGAGTACGAGTTGCTGCGCGACTTCGCGGAGGACCAGGACATCGTGTTCGACATCCGCGTGGTGCCGCGCGACAGCCTGCTCTACTACCTCAACGCGGGCCTCGGCGACGTGGCTGCGGCACGACTCCAGCCGGTCGAGGAGGACACGTCTGAGTTCGGGTTCACCCGCAACCTCTACGAGACCCAGCCGGTGGTGGTGCAGGCCTCCGGTGCCCTCGACACCACCGAGGTGGTCACGCCGGAGATCCCCGCGGCCATCGCCGAGCGCGAGGAGACCCTCACGGATGTCCCCGCCGAGCCCCTGACGATCCGCGCGCGGCCCATTCGCCGGCCGGCCGACCTCGCCGGGCAGGAGGTCTTCCTCCCCAACGACGACCCCTACATCACCCGCCTCGTGGAGCTGGAGGACCAGATCACGGGCAGGATCCAGGTGGTGGAGGTGGATACGACCAGCGAGGCGCTCATCCGCAACGTCGCTGTGGGCAACATCCAACTCACGGTGGCGCAGGAGAACGTGGCGCGGCTGGAGGAGGGGTACTACGAGAACCTCGTCGTCGAGCCCGCCATCGGGGCGCCGCACGGCGTCGCCTGGGCCGTCCGCGACAACGCGCCGGAGTTGCAGGCCGCGCTCGACGCCTGGATCGTGGAGAACCGAGAGTCGCGCCGCTGGAACCAGCTCTACCGCAAGTACTACGTGGACCGCCAGGGCTTCCGGGACCGCATCGAGACCGGCTTCCTGACCGCCGAGACGGGGGTCCTCTCGGGCTACGACGACCTCCTGAAGCGCTACGCGCCGACGGTCGGCTGGGACTGGCGGCTGCTCGGCAGCCAGATGTACCAGGAGAGCCGCTTCGAGCCGCGGGCGCGGTCGTGGGCCGGGGCGATGGGCCTGCTCCAGATCATGCCCGGCACCGCCAGCGACCTCGGCCTGACGGACCCCTACGACCCGGAGGCCAACGTCGAGGCGGCCGCCCGCTACCTGAAGTGGCTGGAAACGCACTACTGGGGAGACACCATCGCGGACCCCACGGAGCGGGTCAAGTTCATCCTCGCCAGCTACAACGCGGGCGCGGGCCACGTCATGGACGCCCAGCGCCTCGCTGAGGCCGAGGGGGGCGACCCGACCTTGTGGGAGGATGTCGCGTTCTGGCTGCTCCAGAAGTCGGACCCGGCGGTCTACAACCGGCCCGAAGTGCGCCACGGCTACGCCCGCGGCCTGGAACCCGTCCACTACGTCTCGATCATTCTGGAGCGCTACGCCCACTACCAGCAGTTCGTGGAGGGGGAGGAGGGCGCCGAGTCGGTGCCGAGCCAGGACCTGCCGAGTTGA
- a CDS encoding PhoU domain-containing protein codes for MNLFNFLTGSRPPLVEQSMTDLGVMLDTADSMFAAATNSLLDNEPLHVDLSTQDDIINEREQTIRRSVLEHILADPRAELSLSLLLVSIVQDAERLGDLAKSIAKAADLASSPRMGRHVEALREIRDRVQSAFPRVRRSFIVGDAKVGRVVMDEHAQTKIDVGDFLQRLAEADDLTSNEAVVLSISARMIGRTSSHLSNIVSAVALPFDQVRNAPNWADND; via the coding sequence ATGAACCTCTTCAATTTTCTGACCGGCTCCCGCCCCCCACTCGTCGAGCAGAGCATGACCGACCTCGGCGTGATGCTCGACACGGCTGACTCGATGTTCGCCGCGGCCACCAACAGCCTGCTCGACAACGAGCCGCTCCACGTCGACCTCTCCACGCAGGACGACATCATCAACGAGCGCGAGCAGACCATCCGGCGGTCGGTGCTGGAGCACATTCTCGCCGACCCCCGGGCCGAGCTGTCGCTGAGCCTGCTGCTGGTCTCGATCGTGCAGGACGCCGAGCGCCTCGGCGACCTCGCCAAGAGCATCGCCAAGGCTGCCGACCTGGCCTCGTCCCCCCGGATGGGGCGTCACGTGGAGGCGCTGCGCGAGATCCGGGACCGCGTCCAGAGCGCCTTCCCGCGCGTCCGCCGCTCGTTCATCGTCGGCGATGCCAAGGTCGGCCGCGTGGTGATGGACGAGCACGCGCAGACCAAGATCGACGTGGGGGACTTCCTCCAGCGGCTCGCCGAGGCCGATGACCTGACCTCGAACGAGGCCGTCGTGCTGTCGATCTCCGCGCGCATGATCGGCCGGACCTCGTCGCACCTGTCCAACATCGTCTCGGCCGTCGCGCTGCCGTTCGACCAGGTTCGCAACGCGCCCAACTGGGCCGACAACGACTGA
- a CDS encoding outer membrane protein assembly factor BamD: protein MTFRSGLLALVVVAVSGCGAGPTTFGTAQEAYDSGVEAVSEGKHGLAAERFRAALDFGRTSELADDAQLALARAYAADGQHLLAGSEFTRFIEFYRTDPRIEQAAFERIQAYAELSPRFELDQTDTRQALSYIRIYLQQYPSSPNVPAAEALAATLREKLARKLYEAGRLYERREYYEAAVIAFRDVLDEYPSSEYADDALLGAVRAQVTYAAGSIPDRQQTRYRAALDLYDQLTTLFPQSPTLGPAQVLYDRAYAGWRASGGAETAAE, encoded by the coding sequence ATGACTTTCCGCTCCGGGCTCCTCGCCCTCGTCGTCGTCGCTGTCTCCGGCTGTGGTGCCGGCCCCACGACGTTCGGAACGGCCCAGGAGGCGTATGACAGCGGCGTCGAGGCCGTCAGCGAGGGCAAGCACGGGCTCGCCGCCGAGCGCTTCCGCGCCGCTCTCGACTTCGGCCGCACCTCCGAACTCGCCGACGACGCCCAGCTTGCGCTCGCGCGCGCCTACGCCGCCGACGGTCAGCACCTGCTCGCAGGCAGCGAGTTCACGCGCTTCATCGAGTTCTACCGGACCGACCCGCGCATCGAGCAGGCGGCCTTCGAGCGGATTCAGGCGTACGCGGAGCTGAGCCCGCGCTTCGAGCTCGACCAGACCGACACGCGGCAGGCGCTGAGCTACATCCGGATCTACCTCCAGCAGTACCCGTCGAGCCCCAACGTGCCGGCCGCCGAGGCGCTGGCGGCAACCCTCCGGGAGAAGCTGGCCCGCAAGCTGTACGAGGCCGGGCGTCTGTACGAGCGCCGCGAGTACTACGAGGCCGCCGTGATCGCCTTTCGTGACGTGCTCGACGAGTACCCGTCCAGCGAGTACGCCGACGACGCGCTCCTCGGCGCCGTCCGCGCCCAGGTGACGTACGCGGCGGGCAGCATCCCGGACCGCCAGCAGACTCGCTACCGGGCGGCGCTCGATCTGTACGACCAGCTGACGACCCTCTTCCCGCAGAGCCCGACCCTCGGCCCGGCGCAGGTGCTCTACGACCGCGCCTACGCAGGCTGGCGCGCGAGCGGCGGCGCGGAGACGGCGGCGGAGTAG
- a CDS encoding Na/Pi symporter: protein MAHDPHDPHLDAATGMVPLSEDDLDNDPNTPSKRPLWERLLGLFLTMAVFVVALELMGDGIKAIGQGSFDLEGFLRTATGSPLLGLITGILVTSLVQSSSTTTSLVVTLVATGTLPVPAAIPVIMGANIGTTVTNTIVSMGHITRPQEFKLAIAGATVHDFFNWMAVLILLPLEILFGVISTPALAIAEAIPGVDSGGLGKTPFDQLAKFLFESVFAENGWITAAIGLTLLFIALRYLVVFLKSLVLGRSEGALDRYVFGNPMVAMLFGMVLTFMVQSSSVTTSLVIPLIGAGVLTVRKVFPYMLGANVGTTATGMFAAAIAITSGEPAAVAGLEIAICHTLFNVFGIILIYPIPFIREIPIRMAEFVGELAFKNRLYAVAYVAGLFYILPVILELIF, encoded by the coding sequence ATGGCCCACGACCCCCACGACCCCCACCTCGACGCGGCCACGGGGATGGTCCCTCTCTCCGAGGACGATCTCGACAACGACCCCAACACGCCGTCCAAGCGCCCCCTCTGGGAGCGACTGCTGGGGCTGTTCCTGACGATGGCGGTCTTCGTCGTGGCGCTGGAGCTGATGGGGGACGGCATCAAGGCCATCGGGCAGGGCAGCTTCGACCTGGAGGGGTTCCTGCGGACGGCGACCGGCAGCCCGCTCCTGGGGCTCATCACGGGCATCCTGGTGACGAGCCTCGTCCAGTCGTCCTCCACGACGACCTCGCTGGTGGTGACGCTGGTGGCGACGGGGACGCTGCCGGTGCCCGCGGCCATCCCGGTCATCATGGGCGCCAACATCGGCACGACGGTCACCAACACCATCGTGTCGATGGGCCACATCACGCGGCCCCAGGAGTTCAAGCTGGCGATCGCGGGCGCGACCGTCCACGACTTCTTCAACTGGATGGCGGTCCTGATCCTGCTGCCGCTGGAGATCCTCTTCGGCGTGATCTCGACGCCCGCGCTGGCCATCGCCGAGGCCATCCCCGGCGTCGACAGCGGAGGGCTGGGCAAGACGCCGTTCGATCAGCTCGCCAAATTCCTGTTCGAGAGCGTGTTCGCGGAGAACGGCTGGATCACGGCCGCCATCGGGCTGACGCTCCTGTTCATCGCGCTCCGCTACCTGGTCGTGTTCCTGAAGTCGCTCGTGCTGGGCCGAAGCGAGGGGGCGCTGGACCGCTACGTGTTCGGGAATCCGATGGTCGCTATGCTCTTCGGCATGGTGCTGACGTTCATGGTCCAGTCCTCGTCGGTCACGACGAGCCTGGTGATCCCGCTCATCGGCGCGGGCGTGCTGACGGTCCGCAAGGTGTTCCCGTACATGCTCGGCGCGAACGTCGGCACGACGGCGACGGGCATGTTCGCGGCGGCCATCGCGATCACGAGTGGCGAGCCAGCGGCAGTCGCCGGCCTGGAGATCGCGATCTGCCACACGTTGTTCAACGTGTTCGGCATCATCCTGATCTACCCGATCCCGTTCATCCGCGAGATCCCGATCCGGATGGCCGAGTTCGTGGGGGAGCTGGCGTTCAAGAACCGGCTCTACGCGGTCGCCTACGTCGCCGGGCTCTTTTACATCCTCCCGGTGATCCTGGAGCTGATCTTCTAG
- a CDS encoding ABC transporter substrate-binding protein yields MVRSFRLFLALAVVGLVPLAATGQPATAEMIPAAEAAFQNGLASFRQGEYAEAERLFDRAADEYGFNERTTAATLMSAKAAYADGDFESAIAAATRLVSQYPNSRYAEDARRVIGLATDGGPSGRGRPFDLGIVLPVAGPDGYLGQALFNGIRIAVDERNASGQGRPVRMIFRDSQGTGDGARAAVEGVVAEGADAVVGPLFSDEAAPAGEAAEAAGVVLIAPLATDEAVGQGRRFVFQANPTFPARGRAMARYAVGRLGASRLGVASERGTLGADMAAAFATEAARLGASVGFQTALASAADWEDLDREAGASALQAVDAVYLPVTGRDAPRYAADALRALDALNRAPRPLGNTEWEGLSTSTARASRLGAVFTQDFFVAPGAADAFGRRYRELSGIGQDRLALIGYDITRFLLSTMDAAEGDLADGIRSASLYDGIGHRFRFGGGQVNEALYVLGFRDGQAVLLE; encoded by the coding sequence GTGGTCCGTTCCTTCCGTCTGTTTCTCGCCCTCGCCGTCGTCGGCCTCGTCCCGCTCGCGGCGACTGGTCAGCCCGCGACCGCGGAGATGATCCCGGCCGCGGAGGCCGCCTTCCAGAACGGCCTCGCGTCGTTCCGCCAGGGGGAGTACGCCGAGGCCGAGCGCCTCTTCGACCGCGCGGCCGACGAGTACGGCTTCAACGAGCGGACGACGGCGGCCACGCTGATGTCCGCTAAGGCCGCCTACGCGGACGGCGACTTCGAGAGTGCCATCGCTGCGGCGACGCGCCTCGTCAGCCAGTACCCGAACAGCCGCTACGCCGAGGACGCGCGGCGGGTAATCGGCCTCGCCACCGACGGCGGTCCGAGTGGGCGCGGTCGGCCGTTCGACCTGGGCATCGTGCTGCCGGTCGCCGGACCGGACGGCTACCTGGGGCAGGCCCTCTTCAACGGCATCCGGATCGCCGTCGACGAGCGCAACGCGTCGGGGCAGGGGCGGCCGGTGCGGATGATCTTCCGCGACTCGCAGGGCACGGGCGACGGGGCGCGGGCAGCGGTCGAGGGCGTCGTGGCCGAGGGCGCCGACGCCGTCGTGGGGCCGCTGTTCAGCGACGAGGCCGCGCCTGCCGGGGAGGCCGCCGAGGCGGCCGGGGTGGTGCTGATCGCGCCGCTCGCCACCGACGAGGCGGTCGGGCAGGGCCGCCGCTTCGTGTTCCAGGCCAACCCGACCTTCCCGGCGCGCGGCCGGGCGATGGCGCGCTACGCGGTCGGCCGCCTCGGGGCCAGCCGCCTCGGCGTCGCGTCGGAACGCGGCACCCTCGGGGCCGACATGGCGGCGGCGTTCGCCACCGAGGCGGCCCGCCTCGGCGCCTCGGTCGGCTTCCAGACGGCGCTCGCCAGCGCCGCCGACTGGGAGGACCTCGACCGTGAGGCGGGCGCGTCTGCGTTGCAGGCCGTCGACGCGGTCTACCTGCCGGTGACGGGCCGCGACGCGCCCCGCTACGCCGCCGACGCGCTCCGTGCCCTCGACGCGCTCAACCGCGCGCCCCGTCCGCTGGGCAACACCGAGTGGGAGGGGCTCTCGACCTCGACCGCTCGTGCGAGCCGCCTCGGCGCGGTGTTCACGCAGGACTTCTTCGTCGCGCCGGGCGCCGCCGACGCGTTCGGCCGTCGCTACCGCGAGCTCTCCGGTATCGGCCAGGACCGGCTGGCCCTGATCGGCTACGACATTACCCGCTTCCTCCTCTCGACGATGGACGCCGCCGAGGGTGACCTCGCCGACGGCATCCGCAGCGCGTCGCTGTATGACGGCATCGGCCACCGTTTCCGCTTCGGCGGCGGGCAGGTCAACGAGGCCCTCTACGTGCTCGGCTTCCGCGACGGCCAGGCGGTGCTGTTGGAGTAG
- a CDS encoding extracellular solute-binding protein: MSRLVLLVAAVLTLSACSGDGRTPLLVYSPHGKEMLRAYEEAFEAANPTVDVQWIDLGSQEIVDRIRGERANPQASVWWGAPQTMFMEAAADSLLQPFAPSWADALPASAKDAQGRWFGTYLTPEGLLYNSDALPEADVPADWDALLDPEWADRILIRSPLESGTMRTIWGALILRQPTVEDGYRWLARLDVNTKGYAANPNQLYLRISRGEADLTLWNLPDTYLQAQTYPFGFHAPTSGVPVLVDAIGIPAGAPQADLARQFIEFVTTPEALLLQAAEYHRIPARTDIPADQLPDWMADGTFTPMDLDWDRLASEGQEWMQVWDEQIKGRGAAYLAENGE; this comes from the coding sequence GTGTCCCGCCTCGTCCTCCTCGTCGCCGCCGTTCTCACGCTCTCTGCCTGCTCGGGCGACGGCCGGACGCCCCTGCTCGTCTACTCGCCCCACGGCAAGGAGATGCTGCGCGCCTACGAGGAGGCCTTCGAGGCCGCCAACCCGACCGTCGACGTGCAGTGGATCGACCTGGGGAGCCAGGAGATCGTCGACCGGATCCGTGGCGAGCGGGCCAACCCGCAGGCGTCGGTCTGGTGGGGGGCGCCGCAGACCATGTTCATGGAGGCCGCTGCCGACAGCCTCCTCCAGCCGTTCGCGCCCTCCTGGGCCGACGCCCTGCCCGCCTCGGCGAAGGACGCGCAGGGGCGCTGGTTCGGCACGTACCTGACGCCCGAGGGGCTGCTCTACAACTCCGACGCGCTCCCCGAGGCGGACGTACCGGCCGACTGGGACGCCCTCCTCGACCCCGAGTGGGCCGACCGCATCCTGATTCGCTCGCCGCTGGAGTCGGGCACGATGCGGACCATCTGGGGCGCGCTCATCCTCCGCCAGCCGACCGTCGAGGACGGCTACCGCTGGCTCGCACGGCTCGATGTGAACACGAAGGGCTACGCGGCCAACCCCAACCAGCTCTACCTCCGCATCTCGCGCGGCGAGGCCGACCTGACGCTCTGGAACCTGCCCGACACGTACCTCCAGGCCCAGACTTACCCCTTCGGCTTCCACGCGCCGACGTCCGGCGTCCCGGTGCTGGTCGACGCCATCGGCATCCCGGCGGGTGCGCCGCAGGCGGATCTCGCGCGCCAGTTCATCGAGTTCGTCACCACGCCCGAGGCGCTGCTCCTTCAGGCCGCCGAGTACCACCGCATCCCTGCGCGGACCGACATCCCGGCCGACCAGCTTCCCGACTGGATGGCCGACGGCACGTTCACCCCGATGGACCTCGACTGGGACCGCCTCGCGAGCGAAGGCCAGGAGTGGATGCAGGTCTGGGACGAGCAGATCAAGGGCCGCGGCGCCGCCTACCTCGCGGAGAACGGGGAGTGA
- a CDS encoding FecR family protein yields MSDSDAIAFFDALPPDERAALDTALREQPALAEAFARWQSLRAGVRAELARDLPDRALLVLYALADDDLLTDDEQAQVDAARPAIDAALAAHPGLAAAVRRIRADRDAFEAAWADAMPSAPEAVPARPAHASRLAADRPALRAARPTRWVVRVAAMLSVVAFGSLLTWMAMRDAGWETVAGDQTVTLADGSTIQLAEGARLQLSEDDARTARLLGGRALFRIVRDEAHPFEVTTPNAEVMVLGTTFTVEATEAETDVTLVSGVVTLQPRATPDAAVRLAPGERSRVLALDAPTAPEAADLAALAWTGTVFSKELTAGEIARRLGVAFDTSVAVDSALAGEAVSGEFGADGLEDALDKLALVLGARVEADGAGFRIVE; encoded by the coding sequence ATGAGTGACTCCGACGCCATCGCCTTCTTCGACGCGCTCCCCCCGGACGAGCGCGCCGCCCTCGACACGGCCCTGCGTGAGCAGCCTGCCCTCGCCGAGGCGTTCGCCCGCTGGCAGAGCCTGCGCGCGGGGGTCCGCGCCGAGCTGGCGCGTGACCTTCCAGATCGGGCATTGCTGGTGCTCTACGCGCTCGCCGACGACGATCTCCTGACCGACGACGAGCAGGCGCAGGTCGACGCTGCGCGTCCGGCCATCGACGCGGCGCTGGCCGCGCACCCTGGCTTGGCGGCGGCCGTCCGCCGCATCCGTGCGGACCGGGACGCCTTCGAGGCCGCCTGGGCCGACGCCATGCCGTCCGCCCCCGAGGCCGTCCCGGCGCGCCCCGCGCACGCTTCGCGCCTGGCCGCCGACCGGCCTGCGCTCCGCGCCGCCCGCCCGACGCGCTGGGTGGTCCGCGTGGCGGCGATGCTGAGTGTGGTCGCCTTCGGCTCGCTCCTCACCTGGATGGCGATGCGGGATGCGGGCTGGGAGACCGTGGCCGGGGACCAGACGGTCACCCTCGCCGACGGCTCCACGATCCAACTCGCCGAGGGCGCTCGCCTCCAACTCTCCGAGGACGACGCTCGCACGGCCCGGCTGCTCGGCGGCCGGGCGCTCTTCCGCATCGTTCGCGACGAGGCCCACCCGTTCGAGGTCACGACGCCCAATGCCGAGGTGATGGTGCTCGGGACCACGTTCACCGTCGAGGCCACCGAGGCGGAGACCGACGTCACGCTCGTCAGCGGCGTCGTGACCCTCCAGCCCCGCGCGACGCCCGATGCGGCGGTCCGCCTCGCGCCCGGCGAGCGGAGCCGCGTGCTCGCGCTCGACGCCCCGACCGCGCCCGAGGCCGCCGATCTCGCTGCGCTCGCCTGGACAGGCACCGTGTTCTCCAAGGAGCTGACCGCGGGCGAGATCGCTCGGCGCCTCGGCGTCGCCTTCGACACGTCCGTGGCGGTCGACTCGGCCCTGGCGGGGGAGGCGGTCTCCGGCGAGTTCGGCGCCGACGGCCTGGAGGACGCGCTCGACAAGCTGGCGCTCGTCCTCGGGGCGCGCGTCGAGGCGGACGGCGCCGGGTTCCGCATCGTCGAGTAG
- a CDS encoding CrcB family protein, giving the protein MRSILLVALGGALGAVARYGVALAGLRWGGPGLPWGTWGANALGCLLIGLVLPLVRHDDARLAGVVGFLGAFTTFSTYSADTVLLWETGRRGLAVANAAGSVLVGLLFVGLGLVIGRRLAAG; this is encoded by the coding sequence ATGCGCTCCATTCTCCTCGTCGCCCTCGGCGGTGCCCTCGGTGCGGTGGCGCGGTACGGCGTCGCGCTAGCCGGGCTGCGGTGGGGCGGTCCGGGCCTTCCGTGGGGGACGTGGGGCGCCAACGCACTCGGCTGCCTCCTGATCGGGTTGGTGCTGCCGCTGGTCCGCCACGACGACGCGCGACTGGCCGGGGTCGTCGGCTTCCTGGGTGCGTTCACGACGTTCTCGACCTACAGCGCCGATACGGTGCTGCTGTGGGAGACGGGGCGGCGAGGGCTGGCGGTGGCCAACGCAGCCGGGAGCGTGCTCGTCGGGCTCCTGTTCGTCGGGCTGGGTCTCGTGATCGGGCGCCGCCTCGCAGCCGGCTGA